A part of Jiangella alba genomic DNA contains:
- a CDS encoding carbohydrate ABC transporter permease produces MTLQTAQSAPPRAEQPVPRKAKAPLREQLIGWLFIGPFGVVFLAFLVAPLGYALYLSLFRKALIGGTSFVFLGNYTKAFTDPSFLDGAWFVIRFSLVLIPLQMLVSLAMALILDIVTSSFARFSRLMIFLPYAIPAVIGALMWGFLYSKNFGPLGDIFGLFGATAPDFLSRGGIFYGLLNIVTWQWAGYYMIILYAALQGIDPTLYEAARIDGASTWQITLRIKIPLITPALLLILVFALIGTLQFFNEPQILRDLAAGAIGSDFTPNMYAYQQAFGLANFNYGSAISFALGGVVFVCVYVFLFATRKRGSFLS; encoded by the coding sequence ATGACCCTGCAGACCGCGCAGAGCGCGCCGCCGCGGGCCGAGCAGCCCGTACCCAGGAAGGCCAAGGCACCGCTGCGCGAGCAGCTGATCGGCTGGCTGTTCATCGGGCCCTTCGGTGTCGTCTTCCTCGCCTTCCTCGTCGCGCCCCTCGGCTACGCGCTCTACCTCAGCCTGTTCCGCAAGGCGCTGATCGGCGGGACGAGCTTCGTCTTCCTCGGCAACTACACGAAGGCGTTCACCGACCCCAGCTTCCTCGACGGCGCCTGGTTCGTCATCAGGTTCTCCCTCGTGCTCATCCCGCTCCAGATGCTCGTCTCGCTCGCGATGGCGCTCATCCTGGACATCGTCACGTCGTCGTTCGCCCGGTTCTCCCGGCTGATGATCTTCCTCCCGTATGCGATTCCCGCCGTCATCGGGGCGCTCATGTGGGGGTTCCTGTACAGCAAGAACTTCGGGCCGCTGGGCGACATCTTCGGCCTGTTCGGGGCCACGGCGCCGGACTTCCTCAGCCGCGGCGGAATCTTCTACGGCCTGCTCAACATCGTCACCTGGCAGTGGGCCGGCTACTACATGATCATCCTGTACGCCGCGCTGCAGGGCATCGATCCGACGCTGTACGAGGCCGCGCGGATCGACGGCGCCAGCACCTGGCAGATCACGCTGCGGATCAAGATCCCGCTGATCACCCCGGCGTTGCTGCTCATCCTGGTCTTCGCGCTGATCGGAACGCTGCAGTTCTTCAACGAGCCACAGATTCTGCGCGATCTCGCCGCCGGGGCGATCGGATCGGACTTCACGCCCAACATGTACGCCTACCAGCAGGCGTTCGGCCTGGCGAACTTCAACTACGGATCGGCGATCTCGTTCGCCCTCGGCGGCGTCGTCTTCGTCTGCGTCTACGTGTTCCTGTTCGCCACCCGCAAGCGGGGGAGCTTCCTCTCATGA
- a CDS encoding carbohydrate ABC transporter permease, which yields MTVHLDAGARRRRAQRHLPLQVLLGFLLVYFLVPFWWVVVNSSKDAAGLFGGGNALWFADDVDFIGNLRELFTFSGGIYARWLFNSALYAFVGGVGATALAVLAGYGFAKYRFAGRRFSFAVLLGAVMVPATALVIPTFILFSRLGLTNTIWAVILPSLLNPFGVYLMHVYARDAVPDELLDAARVDGAGEVRSFLQVALPLMRPAMVTVLLLSIVATWNNYFLPLAMLSDNNLYPVTVGIGQWQGIASANNAGGTSLWSIIIMGSLVSVIPLIIAFLTLQRHWRGGLAIGSLK from the coding sequence ATGACCGTCCACCTCGACGCCGGCGCCCGCCGCCGGCGCGCCCAGCGCCACCTGCCGCTGCAGGTCCTGCTCGGGTTCCTGCTGGTCTATTTCCTGGTGCCGTTCTGGTGGGTCGTCGTCAACAGCTCGAAGGACGCCGCCGGGCTCTTCGGCGGCGGCAACGCGCTGTGGTTCGCCGACGACGTCGACTTCATCGGGAACCTCCGCGAGCTGTTCACCTTCAGCGGCGGGATCTACGCGCGCTGGTTGTTCAACTCCGCGCTCTATGCCTTCGTCGGCGGCGTCGGCGCCACCGCGCTGGCCGTGCTGGCCGGCTACGGGTTCGCCAAGTACCGCTTCGCCGGCCGGCGGTTCAGTTTCGCCGTCCTGCTGGGCGCGGTGATGGTTCCGGCCACCGCCCTGGTGATCCCGACGTTCATCCTGTTCTCCCGGCTGGGCCTGACGAACACGATCTGGGCGGTGATCCTGCCGTCGCTGCTCAATCCGTTCGGGGTGTACCTGATGCACGTCTACGCGCGCGACGCCGTCCCCGACGAACTGCTCGACGCCGCTCGCGTCGACGGCGCGGGGGAGGTGCGCTCGTTCCTCCAGGTCGCACTGCCGCTGATGCGCCCCGCGATGGTCACGGTCCTGCTGCTCTCGATCGTGGCCACCTGGAACAACTACTTCCTTCCGCTGGCGATGCTGTCGGACAACAACCTGTACCCCGTGACCGTCGGCATCGGCCAGTGGCAGGGCATCGCCTCGGCCAACAACGCCGGCGGCACCTCGCTCTGGAGCATCATCATCATGGGTTCACTCGTCTCGGTCATCCCGCTGATCATCGCGTTCCTGACGTTGCAGCGGCATTGGCGCGGAGGCCTGGCCATCGGCAGCCTCAAATAG
- a CDS encoding alpha-N-arabinofuranosidase, which translates to MNRAHLTIDPFFTVGAVNRRLFGSFVEHLGRCVYDGIYEPGHPAADEHGYREDVIALVRELGVTTVRYPGGNFVSGYRWEDGIGPREQRPRRLDLAWHSTETNEVGLDEFAAWLRKAGSELMYAVNLGTRGVQDALDVLEYANVPSGTHFSDLRIANGTPAPHDIRMWCLGNEMDGLWQLGHGTAEEYASIAAKTARAMRQIDPGLELVVCGSSSAQMATFGSWERTVLEATYDHVDYISCHAYYEPKDGDTASFLASAANMDRFIESVAATADHVKAERRSTKTMYISFDEWNVWYQSRYRGERHTRIDDWPVAPRLLENTYSVMDAVVVGNLLISLIRHADRVTSASLAQLVNVIAPIMTEPGGPAWRQTTFFPFALTSRLARGEALELKLDSPTFTSAQHGEVTVVDAVATHDAASGATAVFLVNRDQETEAEIEIDVRMLGQVEVGDAWTLSDKDPHAANTLEQQDRVRPVVNPTAAMSDGTVTISLPPVSWTALTLG; encoded by the coding sequence ATGAACCGCGCTCACCTGACCATCGACCCGTTCTTCACCGTCGGCGCCGTCAACCGCCGGCTCTTCGGCTCCTTCGTCGAGCACCTCGGCCGCTGCGTCTACGACGGCATCTACGAACCCGGCCACCCGGCCGCGGACGAGCACGGGTACCGCGAGGACGTCATCGCCCTCGTCAGGGAACTCGGCGTGACGACCGTTCGCTACCCCGGCGGCAACTTCGTCTCCGGCTACCGCTGGGAGGACGGCATCGGGCCGCGCGAACAGCGCCCGCGGCGTCTCGACCTCGCGTGGCACTCGACCGAGACGAACGAGGTCGGCCTCGACGAGTTCGCCGCCTGGCTGCGCAAGGCCGGCAGCGAGCTCATGTACGCCGTCAACCTGGGCACGCGCGGTGTCCAGGACGCCTTGGACGTCCTGGAGTACGCCAACGTCCCGTCGGGCACCCACTTCTCCGACCTGCGCATCGCGAACGGCACTCCGGCGCCGCACGACATCAGGATGTGGTGCCTGGGTAACGAGATGGACGGCCTCTGGCAGCTCGGTCACGGCACCGCCGAGGAGTACGCGAGCATCGCCGCCAAGACCGCCCGCGCCATGCGGCAGATCGACCCCGGTCTCGAACTGGTCGTCTGCGGCAGTTCGAGCGCGCAGATGGCGACATTCGGCAGCTGGGAGCGGACGGTGCTCGAGGCGACCTACGACCACGTCGACTACATCTCGTGCCACGCCTACTACGAGCCGAAGGACGGCGACACCGCTAGCTTCCTCGCGTCCGCCGCGAACATGGACCGGTTCATCGAGTCGGTCGCGGCGACGGCCGACCACGTCAAGGCCGAGCGCCGCAGCACGAAGACCATGTACATCTCCTTCGACGAGTGGAACGTCTGGTACCAGTCGCGGTACCGAGGGGAGCGCCACACCCGCATCGACGACTGGCCGGTCGCGCCGCGGCTGCTGGAGAACACCTACTCGGTGATGGACGCGGTGGTCGTCGGCAACCTGCTGATCTCGCTGATCAGGCACGCCGACCGCGTGACGTCGGCGAGCCTCGCCCAGCTGGTCAACGTCATCGCGCCGATCATGACCGAGCCCGGTGGCCCGGCCTGGCGGCAGACGACGTTCTTCCCGTTCGCCCTCACCTCGCGCCTGGCCCGCGGCGAAGCACTCGAGCTCAAGCTCGACAGCCCCACCTTCACCTCGGCCCAGCACGGCGAGGTCACGGTCGTCGACGCCGTGGCGACCCACGATGCCGCGAGCGGCGCGACCGCGGTCTTCCTCGTCAACCGCGACCAGGAGACGGAGGCCGAGATCGAGATCGACGTCCGGATGCTCGGCCAGGTCGAGGTCGGCGACGCCTGGACGTTGAGCGACAAGGACCCGCATGCCGCCAACACCCTGGAGCAGCAGGACCGGGTGCGCCCGGTGGTCAACCCCACGGCGGCGATGAGCGACGGCACCGTGACGATCTCCCTGCCGCCCGTCTCCTGGACAGCACTCACCCTCGGATGA
- a CDS encoding glycoside hydrolase family 5 protein, translating to MLRVDGSRIVAGDQPVVLRGVGLGGWMNMENFITGYPGTESQQRKALRRVLGDDGYTRFFDRFLDAFFTDDDAALLAGLGLNSVRIPFNYRHFEDDAAPFELETEGFARLDRVVDACARHGIYTILDLHAVPGAQNQHWHSDNPTQWAHFWSQRQFQDRVVHLWERLADHYKDHPWVAGYNPVNEPADVEGTTIGPFYRRLEAAIRAVDPGHILFLDGNRYSTQFDQLGDPLPNCVYTAHDYAKPGFVDGGPYPGVSRGEYVDRDRVEETFLARTAYMRETGTPIWVGEFGPVYTGDLARDEQRYRLLEDQLEIYGRHEASWALWTYKDIGLQGLVTVDPTSPYARRVAPVMEKKARLGVDSWGSTDAGIRAVMQPIEDLFAREFPDFQPYPWGATRWIHGHVRHVMLAEAMVGDFAKAFEGVTPDEAERLADSFALERCRVRENLAEVLRRAAAVGEPTR from the coding sequence ATGCTCAGAGTCGACGGGAGCCGGATCGTCGCCGGCGACCAGCCGGTGGTGTTGCGAGGCGTCGGCCTCGGTGGCTGGATGAACATGGAGAACTTCATCACCGGCTATCCCGGTACGGAGTCGCAGCAGCGCAAGGCGCTGCGCCGGGTGCTCGGCGACGACGGCTACACGCGGTTCTTCGACCGCTTCCTCGACGCGTTCTTCACCGACGACGACGCGGCGCTGCTCGCCGGACTGGGCCTCAACTCGGTGCGCATCCCGTTCAACTACCGGCACTTCGAGGACGACGCGGCACCGTTCGAACTCGAGACCGAGGGCTTCGCCCGGCTCGACCGCGTGGTCGACGCCTGCGCGCGCCACGGCATCTACACGATCCTCGACCTGCATGCCGTGCCCGGCGCTCAGAACCAGCACTGGCACAGCGACAACCCCACCCAGTGGGCCCACTTCTGGAGCCAGCGGCAGTTCCAGGACCGGGTGGTGCACCTCTGGGAGCGGCTCGCCGACCACTACAAGGACCACCCCTGGGTCGCGGGATACAACCCGGTCAACGAACCGGCCGACGTCGAGGGCACGACCATCGGGCCGTTCTACCGCCGGCTCGAGGCCGCCATCCGCGCCGTCGACCCCGGCCACATCCTCTTCCTCGACGGCAACCGCTACTCGACCCAGTTCGACCAGCTCGGCGACCCGCTGCCGAACTGTGTGTACACCGCCCACGACTACGCCAAGCCGGGGTTCGTCGACGGCGGCCCGTACCCGGGCGTCAGCAGGGGCGAGTACGTCGACCGCGACCGGGTGGAGGAGACGTTCCTCGCCCGCACCGCGTACATGCGCGAGACCGGCACCCCCATCTGGGTCGGCGAGTTCGGCCCCGTCTACACCGGCGACCTGGCGCGCGACGAGCAGCGCTACCGGCTGCTCGAGGACCAGCTGGAGATCTACGGCCGCCACGAGGCGAGCTGGGCGCTGTGGACCTACAAGGACATCGGCCTGCAGGGACTGGTGACGGTCGACCCCACGTCGCCGTATGCCCGGCGGGTAGCGCCGGTCATGGAGAAGAAGGCGCGCCTCGGTGTCGACTCGTGGGGGTCGACTGACGCGGGCATCCGCGCGGTCATGCAGCCCATCGAGGACCTGTTCGCGCGCGAGTTCCCCGACTTCCAGCCCTACCCGTGGGGCGCGACGCGGTGGATCCACGGGCACGTGCGCCATGTCATGCTCGCCGAGGCCATGGTGGGCGACTTCGCGAAGGCGTTCGAAGGCGTCACCCCGGACGAGGCGGAACGGCTCGCGGACTCCTTCGCGCTCGAGCGGTGCCGGGTGCGTGAGAACCTCGCCGAGGTCCTGCGCCGTGCAGCGGCAGTGGGGGAGCCGACCCGGTGA
- a CDS encoding IlvD/Edd family dehydratase — MIYRSWMRNQGFGAEVFDGRPVIGIASTWSELAPCNAHLNRVAEAVKRGVWQAGGFPLEFPVMATGETLIRPTAMLYRNLLAMQAEELIRANPLDGVVLLSGCDKTTPGLLMGAASVDLPAVMVTGGPMLNGRFRGQDVGSGTHVWRFEEELKAGRMTQDEVFEAEGCMARSNGHCMTMGTASTMACVAEALGMQLPGSATWPAVDMRRFEVAQQAGRRIVAMVEEDLRPSAVLTRAAFENAIRANAAIGGSTNAIIHLLAIAGRLGVELTLDDFDELARPVPTVVDLMPSGRFLMEDFCYAGGLPVVLRDLDEAGLLDGGALTVTGRSIGANVAGAECWNREVIRPMAEPLQPAGSGTAVLRGNLAPGGAVVKQSAASPELLRHTGRAVVFDTPEQYHEVCDDPDLDIAADDVIVIRGAGPRGYPGMPEVANVPIPAKLLRAGVTDMVRVCDGRMSGTGYGTVVLHVTPESAAGGPLAFVRTGDTVTLDVPARTLTLDVGDDELERRRSAWKPPAPVHGTGYGWLYTQHVLQADHGADFDFLVGSRGAAVPRESH, encoded by the coding sequence ATGATCTACCGGTCCTGGATGCGCAACCAGGGGTTCGGCGCCGAGGTGTTCGACGGGCGGCCGGTCATCGGCATCGCCTCCACGTGGTCGGAGCTGGCGCCGTGCAACGCGCACCTGAACCGCGTCGCGGAGGCGGTGAAGCGCGGCGTCTGGCAGGCCGGCGGCTTCCCCCTGGAGTTCCCGGTCATGGCGACGGGCGAGACGCTGATCCGCCCGACGGCGATGCTCTACCGGAACCTGCTCGCCATGCAGGCCGAGGAGCTGATCCGGGCCAACCCGCTCGACGGCGTGGTGCTGCTGTCCGGCTGCGACAAGACCACACCTGGACTGCTGATGGGCGCGGCCAGCGTCGACCTGCCGGCCGTCATGGTGACCGGCGGGCCGATGCTCAACGGCAGGTTCCGCGGTCAGGACGTCGGTTCCGGCACGCACGTGTGGAGGTTCGAGGAGGAACTCAAGGCCGGCCGGATGACCCAGGACGAGGTGTTCGAGGCCGAGGGCTGCATGGCCCGGTCCAACGGGCACTGCATGACCATGGGGACGGCCTCGACGATGGCCTGCGTGGCCGAGGCGCTGGGCATGCAGCTGCCCGGGTCCGCGACCTGGCCGGCGGTGGACATGCGCCGGTTCGAGGTGGCGCAGCAGGCCGGCCGGCGCATCGTCGCGATGGTCGAGGAGGACCTGCGGCCGAGCGCGGTGCTGACGCGGGCGGCCTTCGAGAACGCGATCCGGGCCAACGCGGCCATCGGCGGGTCGACGAACGCGATCATCCATCTGCTGGCCATCGCCGGCCGGCTGGGCGTCGAACTGACACTGGACGACTTCGACGAGCTCGCCCGGCCGGTGCCCACCGTCGTCGACCTGATGCCGTCGGGCCGGTTCCTGATGGAGGACTTCTGCTACGCCGGCGGGCTGCCGGTGGTGCTGCGCGACCTCGACGAGGCCGGGCTGCTCGACGGCGGCGCGCTCACCGTCACCGGCCGGTCCATCGGGGCGAACGTCGCGGGCGCGGAATGCTGGAACCGCGAGGTGATCCGGCCCATGGCCGAGCCGCTGCAGCCGGCCGGATCCGGCACCGCGGTGCTGCGCGGCAACCTCGCGCCCGGCGGCGCCGTCGTCAAGCAGTCGGCCGCCTCGCCGGAACTGCTGCGCCACACCGGCCGGGCGGTCGTGTTCGACACTCCGGAGCAGTACCACGAGGTCTGCGACGACCCCGACCTGGACATCGCGGCCGACGACGTCATCGTCATCCGCGGCGCCGGGCCCCGTGGCTACCCCGGCATGCCCGAGGTGGCCAACGTCCCGATCCCGGCGAAGCTGCTGCGCGCCGGCGTCACCGACATGGTGCGGGTGTGCGACGGGCGGATGAGCGGCACCGGCTACGGCACCGTGGTGCTGCACGTGACGCCCGAGTCGGCGGCGGGCGGGCCGCTGGCGTTCGTGCGCACCGGCGACACCGTCACGCTCGATGTCCCCGCACGGACGCTCACCCTCGACGTCGGCGACGACGAGCTGGAGCGGCGGCGCTCGGCGTGGAAGCCGCCGGCGCCCGTGCACGGCACGGGCTACGGCTGGCTGTACACCCAGCACGTGCTGCAGGCCGACCACGGCGCCGACTTCGACTTCCTCGTCGGCTCCCGCGGCGCGGCCGTGCCGCGCGAATCCCACTGA
- a CDS encoding LacI family DNA-binding transcriptional regulator gives MTDVADAAGVSAMTVSNVINGRPGVGAETRLRVLRTISRLGYQVNHAARHLRAGRTGAVGLIVPDIDRPYYAQLASRLAKGVEKSGLHLVVERTGGDAERELEAISFGRLRMYDGVVISPLRVAAADLDQLRFETPVVFIGERPVPATFDHVMMDNVGGARQATEHLLRTGSRRVAIIGGRHDDHVDDMPSLRTRGYRQAHAELGVDVDEQLVVEVESFDPGSAFQVVKQLHETGVGFDGVFALTDAAAMGVLRALADLGVAVPRDVQVIGFDNGNETEFLVPRLSSVEPGNDTMADRVLELLQRRVGASGDENETPDALTTVVTARLELRETTR, from the coding sequence ATGACGGATGTGGCGGACGCGGCCGGAGTGTCGGCCATGACGGTGTCGAACGTGATCAACGGCCGGCCCGGGGTGGGCGCCGAGACCCGGCTGCGGGTGCTGCGGACGATCTCGAGGCTCGGCTACCAGGTGAACCACGCCGCGCGGCATCTCCGGGCGGGCCGCACCGGCGCCGTCGGGCTGATCGTGCCCGACATCGACCGGCCCTACTACGCGCAGCTGGCCAGCAGGCTCGCCAAGGGCGTGGAGAAGAGCGGCCTGCACCTCGTCGTCGAGCGCACGGGCGGCGACGCCGAGCGCGAGCTCGAGGCCATCTCGTTCGGCCGGCTGCGCATGTACGACGGCGTCGTCATCAGCCCGCTGCGGGTCGCCGCCGCCGACCTGGACCAGCTGCGGTTCGAGACGCCCGTCGTGTTCATCGGCGAGCGGCCGGTGCCGGCCACCTTCGACCACGTCATGATGGACAACGTCGGCGGTGCCAGGCAGGCCACGGAGCACCTGCTGAGGACCGGCTCGCGGCGCGTCGCCATCATCGGCGGCCGGCACGACGACCACGTCGACGACATGCCGTCGCTGCGCACCCGGGGCTACCGCCAGGCCCACGCCGAACTCGGCGTCGACGTCGACGAGCAGCTCGTGGTCGAGGTCGAGTCGTTCGACCCCGGCTCGGCGTTCCAGGTCGTCAAGCAGCTGCACGAGACCGGCGTCGGCTTCGACGGCGTGTTCGCGCTCACCGACGCCGCCGCGATGGGGGTGCTGCGGGCACTGGCAGACCTCGGGGTCGCGGTGCCACGCGACGTCCAGGTGATCGGGTTCGACAACGGCAACGAGACCGAGTTCCTGGTGCCTCGGCTGTCGTCGGTGGAGCCGGGCAACGACACCATGGCCGATCGCGTCCTGGAGCTGCTGCAGCGCCGGGTCGGCGCGTCCGGCGACGAGAACGAGACGCCGGACGCGCTGACCACCGTCGTGACGGCACGGCTGGAGCTGCGCGAGACGACGCGCTGA
- a CDS encoding fumarylacetoacetate hydrolase family protein, protein MTPWFGTAAETLPDTAGDGVLIGRIWDPAVAGPSPVVVRDGEVIDISSSFPTVRDLCEVPEPATVAAGLAGRRVGTVDEVLGNTGAAHRDDARPWLLAPVDLQALKAAGVTFAVSMIERVIEERARGDLTLAADLRRRMLAGVGVDFHDLSPGSEEAGRLKDLLVAEGAWSQYLEVGIGPDAEIFTKGQVLSAVGTAVPVGVLATSTWNNPEPEVALVVQSSGRIVGATLGNDVNLRDVEGRSALLLPMAKDNNASCALGPFIRLFDDRFGLDDVRGLEVGLHISGDDGFRLDAVSEMSQISRDPVALVDQLIGPHHHYPDGAVLMLGTMFAPIQDRDRPGEGFTHKLGDVVEISSPALGTLVNRVQHAEECTPWDFGIRALMTNLARRGLL, encoded by the coding sequence ATGACGCCGTGGTTCGGAACGGCCGCCGAGACCCTGCCGGACACCGCCGGGGACGGCGTCCTGATCGGCCGGATCTGGGATCCCGCCGTCGCCGGGCCGTCGCCCGTGGTCGTCCGCGACGGCGAGGTCATCGACATCAGCTCGAGCTTTCCCACAGTCCGTGACCTCTGCGAGGTGCCCGAGCCGGCGACGGTGGCCGCCGGACTCGCCGGGCGGCGGGTCGGAACCGTCGACGAGGTGCTGGGCAACACCGGCGCCGCCCACCGCGACGACGCACGGCCCTGGCTGCTCGCCCCCGTCGACCTCCAGGCGCTGAAGGCCGCGGGCGTGACGTTCGCCGTGTCGATGATCGAGCGGGTCATCGAGGAGCGGGCCCGGGGAGACCTGACGCTCGCGGCGGACCTCCGCCGCCGGATGCTCGCCGGCGTGGGCGTGGACTTCCACGACCTGTCGCCCGGATCCGAGGAGGCCGGACGGCTCAAGGACCTGCTCGTCGCCGAGGGCGCGTGGAGTCAGTATCTCGAGGTGGGCATCGGTCCCGATGCCGAGATCTTCACCAAGGGCCAGGTCCTGTCCGCGGTGGGAACGGCCGTGCCCGTGGGGGTGCTCGCCACGTCGACCTGGAACAACCCCGAGCCGGAGGTGGCGCTGGTCGTCCAGTCCAGCGGCCGGATCGTCGGAGCGACCCTCGGCAACGACGTGAACCTGCGCGACGTCGAAGGCAGGTCCGCGCTCCTGCTGCCGATGGCGAAGGACAACAACGCCTCGTGCGCGCTGGGACCGTTCATCCGGCTCTTCGACGACCGCTTCGGGCTGGACGACGTGCGCGGGCTGGAGGTGGGACTGCACATCTCCGGCGACGACGGGTTCCGCCTCGACGCGGTCTCGGAGATGTCGCAGATCTCGCGCGATCCGGTGGCTCTGGTGGACCAGCTGATCGGCCCGCACCACCACTATCCCGACGGCGCGGTCCTGATGCTCGGCACCATGTTCGCGCCCATCCAGGACCGCGACCGTCCCGGAGAGGGGTTCACCCACAAGCTCGGCGACGTCGTCGAGATCAGCTCACCGGCGCTGGGCACACTGGTCAACCGGGTCCAGCACGCCGAGGAGTGCACGCCGTGGGACTTCGGCATCCGTGCGCTCATGACCAATCTCGCGCGCCGGGGCCTGCTCTGA